Proteins encoded within one genomic window of Gadus macrocephalus chromosome 18, ASM3116895v1:
- the ndufaf8 gene encoding NADH dehydrogenase [ubiquinone] 1 alpha subcomplex assembly factor 8, with the protein MSGTNVWTRSREKLRRFPEILAQCPGEASAYGKCVTATTIGKQELQKDLCVKEFQALKTCFLNAAKKAAK; encoded by the exons ATGTCTGGGACAAATGTGTGGACCCGAAGCCGTGAAAAGTTAAGACGTTTCCCCGAGATATTGGCTCAATGTCCGGGAGAG GCATCGGCTTATGGGAAATGTGTCACAGCTACAACCATAGGTAAACAGGAGCTGCAGAAGGATCTCTGTGTGAAGGAATTTCAGGCGCTCAAGACATGCTTCCTGAACGCA GCCAAGAAAGCAGCGAAATAG